The proteins below come from a single Oerskovia jenensis genomic window:
- a CDS encoding BMP family lipoprotein, whose amino-acid sequence MKRATQMTALAAVAALALAACGSAPDEGSASGTAGGSESSFKACMVSDAGGFDDKSFNESGYNGLMAAEKSLGIQTATAESKEESNFAPNIDNLISENCNVIVTVGFLLATATGDAAQANPDVDFAIVDSTAQDADGNTIELDNVKPISFDTAQASFLAGYLAAGMSKTGTVATYGGLEIPSVTIFMDGFVDGVANYNETHGTDVKTLGWNKDTQDGSFAGGFEDQSQGQQLTQTFIDQGADIIMPVAGPVGVGTLAAAKDATDVSVIWVDADGFETNPDSGDLILTSVLKEIGAGVEDVITAASEDEFSNEPYVGTLENGGVDIAPYHDFDSKVPQELKDEIDQLRKDIIDGTIVVESPSSP is encoded by the coding sequence GTGAAGAGAGCAACGCAGATGACAGCGCTCGCGGCCGTCGCCGCGCTGGCGCTGGCTGCATGTGGGAGCGCACCCGACGAGGGCAGCGCGTCGGGCACGGCCGGGGGCTCGGAGTCGAGCTTCAAGGCGTGCATGGTGTCCGACGCCGGTGGCTTCGACGACAAGTCCTTCAACGAGTCGGGCTACAACGGCCTCATGGCTGCCGAGAAGAGCCTGGGCATCCAGACCGCCACCGCCGAGTCGAAGGAGGAGTCGAACTTCGCTCCGAACATCGACAACCTCATCTCCGAGAACTGCAACGTCATCGTGACGGTCGGCTTCCTCCTCGCGACGGCCACGGGCGACGCCGCCCAGGCCAACCCCGACGTCGACTTCGCGATCGTCGACTCGACGGCACAAGACGCTGACGGCAACACGATCGAGCTCGACAACGTCAAGCCGATCAGCTTCGACACCGCGCAGGCCTCGTTCCTCGCGGGCTATCTCGCCGCGGGCATGAGCAAGACCGGCACCGTCGCGACCTACGGTGGCCTGGAGATCCCGTCCGTGACGATCTTCATGGACGGCTTCGTCGACGGCGTCGCGAACTACAACGAGACGCACGGCACCGACGTCAAGACGCTCGGCTGGAACAAGGACACCCAGGACGGCTCGTTCGCCGGTGGCTTCGAGGACCAGTCCCAGGGCCAGCAGCTGACCCAGACCTTCATCGACCAGGGTGCCGACATCATCATGCCCGTCGCCGGTCCGGTCGGCGTCGGCACGCTCGCCGCCGCCAAGGACGCGACCGACGTGTCGGTCATCTGGGTCGACGCCGACGGCTTCGAGACCAACCCCGACAGCGGCGACCTCATCCTGACCTCCGTGCTCAAGGAGATCGGTGCGGGCGTCGAGGACGTCATCACGGCGGCCTCCGAGGACGAGTTCTCGAACGAGCCCTACGTGGGCACGCTCGAGAACGGCGGCGTGGACATCGCGCCCTACCACGACTTCGACTCGAAGGTTCCTCAGGAGCTCAAGGACGAGATCGACCAGCTCCGCAAGGACATCATCGACGGCACGATCGTCGTGGAGTCCCCGAGCTCGCCGTGA
- a CDS encoding ABC transporter ATP-binding protein, whose amino-acid sequence MKLELRGITKSFGPLVANDHIDLVIEPGQIHALLGENGAGKSTLMNVLFGLYQADSGKILLDDVERAFRGPGDALAAGIGMVHQHFMLVPVFTVAENVMLGHEDTKAGGLLDLDAARKRVRELSARFGFGLDPDAVVEDLPVGVQQRVEIVKALAREAKVLILDEPTAVLTPQETDELIEIMRQLRESGTSIVFITHKLREVKAVADVITVIRRGAVVGTAEPTASESELASLMVGRAVSLGLDKAPAQPGEETFVVTDLTVLAPNGQAVVDRVSFSVAQGEILAVAGVQGNGQTELTEAILGLLPSAEGSISLHGQELRGLTPDATLDAGIGFVPEDRKVDGLVLDFSVAENLVLDLYDKRPYAKGIGLDLGAIRRNAEQRISEFDIRTQGPGQEVGRLSGGNQQKVVLARELSRPLKLFIASQPTRGVDVGSIEFLHRRIVQERDNGTPVIIVSTELDEVVELADRIAVMYRGGIVGVVPPTTSREVLGLMMAGVPHDEAIAQVHDQTDTTGATQ is encoded by the coding sequence GTGAAGCTGGAGCTCCGCGGAATCACCAAGTCGTTCGGACCGCTCGTCGCCAACGACCACATCGACCTCGTCATCGAACCGGGGCAGATCCACGCCCTGCTCGGGGAGAACGGCGCGGGCAAGAGCACGTTGATGAACGTGCTGTTCGGCCTCTACCAGGCCGACTCGGGCAAGATCCTGCTCGACGACGTCGAGCGCGCCTTCCGTGGACCGGGAGACGCCCTGGCAGCAGGGATCGGCATGGTGCACCAGCACTTCATGCTCGTGCCGGTCTTCACCGTCGCCGAGAACGTCATGCTGGGCCACGAGGACACCAAGGCCGGGGGACTGCTCGACCTGGACGCCGCCCGCAAGCGCGTCCGCGAGCTGTCCGCGCGGTTCGGGTTCGGGCTCGACCCGGACGCCGTCGTCGAGGACCTCCCCGTCGGCGTCCAGCAGCGCGTCGAGATCGTCAAGGCTCTCGCTCGTGAGGCGAAGGTGCTCATCCTCGACGAGCCCACCGCGGTGCTCACGCCGCAGGAGACCGACGAGCTGATCGAGATCATGCGTCAGCTCCGCGAGTCCGGCACCTCGATCGTGTTCATCACGCACAAGCTGCGCGAGGTCAAGGCCGTCGCCGACGTCATCACGGTCATCCGCCGGGGCGCCGTCGTCGGGACCGCCGAGCCGACCGCCTCCGAGAGCGAGCTCGCCTCCCTCATGGTGGGACGCGCGGTCTCTCTCGGCCTCGACAAGGCGCCCGCGCAACCCGGCGAGGAGACGTTCGTCGTCACCGACCTCACGGTCCTCGCGCCGAACGGGCAGGCGGTCGTGGACCGCGTGTCGTTCTCCGTCGCGCAGGGCGAGATCCTCGCCGTCGCAGGCGTGCAGGGCAACGGGCAGACCGAGCTCACCGAGGCCATCCTCGGGCTCCTGCCCTCGGCAGAGGGGTCGATCTCCCTGCACGGGCAGGAGCTGCGGGGACTGACGCCCGACGCGACGCTCGACGCCGGGATCGGCTTCGTCCCCGAGGACCGCAAGGTCGACGGGCTCGTGCTCGACTTCTCGGTCGCCGAGAACCTCGTGCTCGACCTCTACGACAAGCGGCCCTACGCCAAGGGCATCGGCCTCGACCTGGGGGCGATCCGCCGCAACGCCGAGCAGCGCATCTCGGAGTTCGACATCCGTACCCAGGGCCCTGGCCAGGAGGTCGGTCGGCTATCGGGCGGCAACCAGCAGAAGGTCGTGCTGGCGCGCGAGCTCTCGAGGCCGCTCAAGCTGTTCATCGCGAGCCAGCCGACGCGCGGCGTCGACGTGGGCTCGATCGAGTTCCTGCACCGTCGCATCGTGCAGGAGCGCGACAACGGCACGCCCGTGATCATCGTGTCGACCGAGCTCGACGAGGTCGTCGAGCTCGCCGACCGCATCGCCGTGATGTATCGGGGAGGGATCGTCGGCGTGGTGCCGCCGACGACGTCGCGCGAGGTGCTCGGCCTCATGATGGCCGGGGTCCCGCACGACGAGGCCATCGCACAGGTGCACGACCAGACCGACACGACGGGAGCAACCCAGTGA
- a CDS encoding ABC transporter permease, with translation MTDQQPAPPPTGEPAPEPAGAAKPQPEGSESARWTATFREITTGPFGVTVLAFVLALVIGGLLIIVTDPDVTAAASYLFAKPADFFGAAWTAVSEAYAAMFRGAVYNYDAPTFARGIRSLTETMTVSTPLIIAALGVAVGFRAGMFNIGAQGQVIMGAAIGGYVGFAWNLPPVLHLLLALLGGILAGGFWAGIAGFLKARTGAHEVIVTIMLNYVALYLVAWFLTTSAFTRPGSNQPKSPGVKDTAQLPLLLGDQFRLNAGFLVAILAAVFVWWLMTRSTWGFRFRAVGSNQQAARTAGMGVASSFVLVMVVSGALAGLAGAVQILGTEKALTGGIAGSIGFDAITVALLGRSKPLGIFFAGLLYAGLNVGGRAMEASTGTSINIVLVIQSLVVLFIAAPPLVRAIFRLPAPNPVVMKGVSA, from the coding sequence GTGACCGACCAGCAGCCCGCCCCGCCACCGACGGGAGAGCCGGCGCCCGAGCCGGCCGGCGCGGCAAAGCCTCAGCCCGAGGGCTCGGAGTCCGCTCGCTGGACCGCCACCTTCCGCGAGATCACGACCGGCCCGTTCGGCGTGACCGTCCTGGCATTCGTCCTGGCACTGGTCATCGGCGGGCTCCTGATCATCGTCACCGACCCCGACGTGACCGCGGCCGCGAGCTACCTCTTCGCCAAGCCGGCCGACTTCTTCGGTGCGGCCTGGACGGCCGTGAGCGAGGCCTACGCGGCCATGTTCCGCGGAGCGGTGTACAACTACGACGCCCCGACGTTCGCGCGCGGCATCCGTTCCCTCACGGAGACCATGACGGTCTCGACCCCGCTGATCATCGCCGCGCTCGGCGTGGCGGTCGGCTTCCGCGCAGGGATGTTCAACATCGGCGCTCAGGGCCAGGTCATCATGGGGGCCGCGATCGGAGGCTACGTCGGCTTCGCATGGAACCTCCCGCCGGTGCTGCACCTGCTGCTCGCCCTGCTGGGTGGCATCCTCGCCGGTGGCTTCTGGGCCGGCATCGCGGGCTTCCTCAAGGCGCGCACCGGTGCGCACGAGGTGATCGTGACGATCATGCTGAACTACGTAGCGCTCTACCTCGTGGCGTGGTTCCTCACGACGAGCGCCTTCACCCGGCCCGGGTCGAACCAGCCCAAGAGCCCCGGGGTCAAGGACACCGCGCAGCTCCCGCTGCTCCTCGGTGACCAGTTCCGCCTCAACGCGGGCTTCCTGGTCGCGATCCTTGCCGCGGTCTTCGTGTGGTGGCTCATGACGCGCTCGACCTGGGGCTTCCGCTTCCGGGCCGTGGGCTCGAACCAGCAGGCCGCCCGGACCGCGGGCATGGGCGTCGCGTCGTCCTTCGTCCTCGTCATGGTCGTCTCCGGTGCCCTCGCCGGGCTCGCGGGTGCCGTGCAGATCCTCGGCACCGAGAAGGCGCTCACGGGCGGCATCGCGGGCTCGATCGGGTTCGACGCGATCACCGTCGCCCTCCTGGGGCGTTCCAAGCCGCTGGGCATCTTCTTCGCCGGACTCCTGTACGCCGGGCTCAACGTCGGCGGGCGCGCGATGGAGGCCTCGACCGGGACCTCGATCAACATCGTGCTGGTCATCCAGTCGCTCGTCGTCCTCTTCATCGCGGCGCCGCCGCTCGTGCGGGCGATCTTCCGCCTGCCCGCCCCGAACCCCGTCGTCATGAAGGGAGTCAGCGCATGA
- a CDS encoding ABC transporter permease yields MTAMAAPATQVATVTAARSWKLPITLGVFGLLSFVLFGLLGPAGSVTTFGISTGADLLQFDPVAVPTRATAIVLSVLCLLLAGYAYVRVRADQPVGRWVLAVFGVLWVLTFLVWAVADKSTSIVSLLQGSLLLAVPLAFGALGGLLNERAGVVNIAIEGQLLTGAFGAAVLASVVGNAYIGLVAAPIAGLLIGAMLALFTVKYHVNQIIVGVVLNVFAVGLTSFLFSSVLKNDAATLNTPPRLPTLPIPLLSEIPIVGPVLFRQSIIVYLLYVAVIMISIALFRTKWGLRVRSVGEYPQAADTVGIDVNRTRWRNVLLGSMVAGLGGAFFTIGSVGAFGQEMTAGKGYIALAAMILGRWTPWGALGAALLFGFADKLQQVLGVLETPIPNQFMLMLPYIVTIFAVAGLVGRVRGPAAAGQPYVKG; encoded by the coding sequence ATGACCGCCATGGCTGCACCTGCTACCCAGGTCGCTACCGTCACCGCGGCCCGCAGCTGGAAGCTCCCCATCACCCTGGGGGTCTTCGGGCTCCTCTCGTTCGTCCTGTTCGGTCTCCTCGGACCGGCGGGGTCGGTCACGACGTTCGGCATCTCGACCGGGGCGGACCTGCTCCAGTTCGACCCGGTCGCCGTCCCGACCAGGGCGACCGCGATCGTGCTCTCGGTACTGTGCCTCCTGCTCGCGGGCTACGCGTACGTCCGGGTCCGGGCGGACCAGCCGGTCGGCCGGTGGGTGCTCGCCGTCTTCGGCGTCCTGTGGGTCCTGACGTTCCTCGTGTGGGCCGTCGCGGACAAGAGCACGTCGATCGTGAGCCTTCTCCAGGGGTCGCTGCTCCTCGCGGTCCCGCTGGCGTTCGGCGCCCTCGGCGGCCTGCTCAACGAGCGGGCGGGCGTGGTCAACATCGCGATCGAGGGTCAGCTCCTGACGGGGGCCTTCGGCGCCGCGGTGCTCGCCTCGGTCGTGGGCAACGCCTACATCGGGCTGGTCGCCGCCCCGATCGCGGGTCTGCTCATCGGCGCGATGCTCGCGCTGTTCACGGTCAAGTACCACGTGAACCAGATCATCGTCGGTGTGGTGCTCAACGTGTTCGCGGTGGGCCTGACGAGCTTCCTGTTCAGCTCGGTGCTCAAGAACGACGCGGCCACGCTCAACACCCCGCCGCGCCTGCCGACGCTCCCGATCCCGCTGCTGTCGGAGATCCCGATCGTCGGACCGGTGCTGTTCCGCCAGTCGATCATCGTCTACCTGCTCTACGTCGCGGTGATCATGATCAGCATCGCGCTGTTCCGCACCAAGTGGGGTCTGCGTGTCCGCTCGGTGGGCGAGTACCCGCAGGCGGCCGACACGGTCGGCATCGACGTCAACCGCACGCGGTGGCGCAACGTCCTGCTCGGGTCCATGGTCGCGGGGCTCGGTGGCGCGTTCTTCACGATCGGCTCCGTGGGGGCGTTCGGCCAGGAGATGACGGCCGGCAAGGGGTACATCGCGCTCGCCGCCATGATCCTGGGTCGGTGGACCCCGTGGGGTGCGCTCGGCGCAGCTCTCCTCTTCGGCTTCGCCGACAAGCTCCAGCAGGTGCTCGGTGTCCTCGAGACGCCGATCCCCAACCAGTTCATGCTGATGCTGCCGTACATCGTCACGATCTTCGCCGTGGCGGGTCTCGTCGGCCGCGTCCGCGGTCCCGCCGCGGCGGGTCAGCCCTACGTGAAGGGGTGA
- a CDS encoding cytidine deaminase, with amino-acid sequence MSESNRAAVDAGDRFDWPALRGAARSAMEKAYAPYSSFKVGAAAFVDDGRLVTGANIENAAYGVTLCAECSLVSDLIGSGGGRLVAFACVDGHGNTLMPCGRCRQLLWEHGGPALLVETTRGIKPMSDVLPDAFGPEDLVERA; translated from the coding sequence ATGAGCGAGAGCAACCGCGCGGCCGTCGACGCGGGGGACCGCTTCGACTGGCCGGCGCTGCGCGGCGCCGCACGGAGCGCCATGGAGAAGGCGTACGCGCCGTACTCGTCCTTCAAGGTCGGGGCGGCCGCGTTCGTCGACGACGGACGCCTGGTCACGGGCGCGAACATCGAGAACGCGGCGTACGGCGTGACGCTGTGCGCCGAGTGCTCGCTCGTGAGCGACCTGATCGGGAGCGGGGGCGGTCGCCTCGTGGCGTTCGCGTGCGTCGACGGTCACGGCAACACGCTCATGCCGTGCGGGCGGTGCCGCCAGCTCCTGTGGGAGCACGGCGGCCCCGCGCTGCTCGTCGAGACGACCCGTGGCATCAAGCCCATGAGCGACGTACTGCCCGATGCGTTCGGGCCCGAGGATCTGGTGGAACGAGCATGA
- a CDS encoding thymidine phosphorylase produces the protein MSTQSIPAGASGALPDKATESFDAVDVIRTKRDKGRLSAEQIDWVIDAYTRGVVAEEQMAALNMAILLNGMDRTEIGRWTAAMIASGERMNFSALSRPTADKHSTGGVGDKITLPLAPLVAVFGVAVPQLSGRGLGHTGGTLDKLESIPGWRAALTNEQMMNQLEHVGAVICQAGSGLAPADRKLYALRDVTATVEAIPLIASSIMSKKIAEGTGALVLDVKVGSGAFMKDLEQARELARTMVDLGTDAGVRTVALLTDMSTPLGLTAGNALEVRETLEVLSGGGPSDVVDLTVALAVEMLAAAGKPVPEEDVRRALSNGRAMDKWREMIAEQGGDARAPLPVAREKEHVVADRDGVLSHLDAFGVGVAAWRLGAGRARKEDPVQAGAGIEIHAKPGAVVTKGQHLLTLHTDTPERFDRAVEALDGAWGVADPGTVVETPALILDRLS, from the coding sequence ATGAGCACGCAGAGCATCCCGGCGGGCGCCTCGGGCGCGCTGCCCGACAAGGCGACCGAGTCGTTCGACGCGGTCGACGTCATCCGCACCAAGCGGGACAAGGGCCGGTTGTCGGCCGAGCAGATCGACTGGGTCATCGACGCCTACACCCGTGGCGTCGTGGCCGAGGAGCAGATGGCCGCCCTCAACATGGCGATCCTTCTCAACGGCATGGACCGCACGGAGATCGGCCGCTGGACGGCCGCGATGATCGCGTCGGGCGAGCGCATGAACTTCTCGGCGCTGTCCCGGCCCACCGCGGACAAGCACTCGACGGGAGGCGTGGGGGACAAGATCACTCTGCCGCTCGCGCCGCTCGTCGCGGTCTTCGGGGTCGCCGTGCCGCAGCTCTCGGGCCGCGGTCTGGGGCACACGGGCGGCACGCTCGACAAGCTCGAGTCGATCCCGGGCTGGCGCGCCGCGCTGACCAACGAGCAGATGATGAACCAGCTCGAGCACGTGGGCGCGGTCATCTGCCAGGCGGGCTCGGGGCTCGCGCCCGCGGACCGCAAGCTCTACGCGCTGCGCGACGTCACGGCCACGGTCGAGGCGATCCCGCTCATCGCGTCGTCGATCATGAGCAAGAAGATCGCCGAGGGCACGGGTGCCCTGGTCCTGGACGTCAAGGTGGGTTCCGGGGCGTTCATGAAGGACCTGGAGCAGGCACGCGAGCTCGCGCGCACCATGGTGGACCTGGGCACCGACGCAGGGGTGCGCACGGTCGCGCTGCTGACGGACATGTCGACACCCCTCGGCCTCACGGCGGGCAACGCGCTCGAGGTCCGCGAGACCCTCGAGGTGCTCTCGGGCGGTGGCCCGAGCGACGTCGTGGACCTCACGGTCGCGCTCGCGGTCGAGATGCTCGCCGCGGCGGGCAAGCCCGTGCCGGAGGAGGACGTTCGGCGCGCGCTGTCGAACGGCCGAGCCATGGACAAGTGGCGCGAGATGATCGCGGAGCAGGGCGGCGACGCCCGTGCGCCGCTGCCGGTCGCACGCGAGAAGGAGCACGTGGTCGCCGACCGCGACGGCGTCCTCTCGCACCTCGACGCGTTCGGCGTGGGGGTCGCGGCCTGGCGCCTCGGTGCGGGCCGTGCCCGCAAGGAGGACCCTGTGCAGGCGGGAGCCGGCATCGAGATCCACGCCAAGCCGGGTGCCGTCGTGACCAAGGGGCAGCACCTGCTGACCCTCCACACCGACACCCCCGAGCGTTTCGACCGTGCGGTCGAGGCCCTCGACGGGGCGTGGGGCGTCGCGGACCCGGGCACGGTCGTCGAGACCCCGGCGCTGATCCTCGACCGCCTGAGCTGA
- a CDS encoding YidH family protein — translation MREPSDDAATRGPGVPSSDDRRPRSVYGVGDDPDVRFSLANERTALAWVRTGLGLVAGGVALTSFASFARMSGFVDVIAAVACLAGAGFAAYALLAWRRNERAMRRGEPLPAPTGLPVLVAGVLVLALLVAGYAVTEVWRT, via the coding sequence GTGAGGGAGCCCTCGGACGACGCGGCGACGCGTGGTCCGGGGGTTCCTTCGTCCGACGACCGCAGGCCACGCTCGGTCTACGGCGTGGGCGACGACCCGGACGTCCGCTTCAGCCTGGCCAACGAGCGCACCGCGTTGGCCTGGGTGCGGACGGGCCTCGGGCTCGTCGCGGGCGGCGTCGCGCTCACGTCGTTCGCGTCCTTCGCGCGGATGTCCGGCTTCGTCGACGTGATCGCGGCGGTCGCGTGCCTCGCGGGCGCGGGCTTCGCGGCCTACGCGCTGCTCGCGTGGCGACGTAACGAACGGGCCATGCGCCGCGGTGAGCCGCTGCCCGCGCCGACGGGGCTGCCCGTGCTCGTCGCGGGCGTGCTCGTCCTCGCGCTGCTCGTGGCCGGGTACGCGGTGACCGAGGTCTGGCGGACGTGA
- a CDS encoding DUF202 domain-containing protein has translation MTSAARDPGLQPERTALAWQRTVLGVVIGSVLLAAVNLRVGQPVLSVLAGALAVATLVPAVLRPPSGGLPKDGRLRSWGFLVRVATLVGVLGLLGAASAVASLA, from the coding sequence GTGACCTCCGCGGCGCGCGACCCCGGCCTGCAGCCCGAGCGCACCGCCCTCGCGTGGCAGCGCACGGTCCTCGGTGTCGTGATCGGGTCGGTCCTGCTGGCCGCGGTGAACCTGCGGGTGGGGCAGCCCGTCCTGTCCGTGCTCGCGGGCGCGCTCGCGGTCGCGACCCTGGTGCCCGCCGTCCTGCGGCCTCCGTCGGGCGGTCTGCCCAAGGACGGCCGGTTGCGCTCCTGGGGATTCCTCGTGCGGGTCGCGACGCTCGTGGGCGTCCTCGGCCTGCTGGGAGCGGCGAGCGCGGTGGCGAGCCTGGCCTGA
- a CDS encoding adenosine deaminase, with protein sequence MTSTPSSVSETVAAIAALPKVVLHDHLDGGLRPQTIIELAAEIGHDLPATDADALGAWFVESADSGSLVRYLETFDHTIAVMQTREALVRVARESVLDLAADGVVYAEQRWAPEQHLRAGLSLQDTVDAVQAGLDEGVALAAAQGRTIRVGQLVTAMRHADRWQEIAELAVANRGNGVVGFDIAGAEDGFPPSRFPGVWQYLADQNLPVTIHAGEASGVSSIAEAVHLGQASRVGHGVRLIEDISFDEHHGTAALGQLAHWVRDHQIPLELCPVSNLQTGASATSIAAHPITRLKELDFAVTLNTDNRLMSGTSMTHEMTLLVEQAGWTLEDLYDVTATAAWSAFIHHDERRALIDDVILPGYQEIQGAQL encoded by the coding sequence ATGACCTCCACACCCTCCTCCGTGAGCGAGACCGTCGCGGCGATCGCCGCGCTCCCCAAGGTCGTCCTGCACGACCACCTCGACGGTGGGCTACGGCCCCAGACCATCATCGAGCTGGCCGCCGAGATCGGGCACGACCTGCCCGCGACCGACGCCGACGCTCTCGGCGCCTGGTTCGTCGAGTCGGCCGACTCGGGCTCGCTCGTGCGCTACCTCGAGACCTTCGACCACACGATCGCCGTGATGCAGACGCGCGAGGCGCTCGTGCGGGTCGCGCGCGAGTCCGTGCTGGACCTCGCGGCCGACGGCGTCGTGTACGCCGAGCAGCGGTGGGCCCCCGAGCAGCACCTGCGCGCCGGCCTGAGCCTGCAGGACACGGTCGACGCCGTGCAGGCCGGGCTGGACGAGGGCGTCGCCCTCGCCGCGGCGCAGGGGCGCACGATCCGCGTGGGCCAGCTCGTGACCGCGATGCGGCACGCCGACCGCTGGCAGGAGATCGCCGAGCTCGCCGTGGCCAACCGGGGCAACGGCGTCGTCGGGTTCGACATCGCGGGCGCCGAGGACGGCTTCCCGCCCTCGCGCTTCCCGGGCGTGTGGCAGTACCTCGCGGACCAGAACCTCCCCGTGACGATCCACGCGGGCGAGGCGTCGGGCGTCTCGTCGATCGCCGAGGCGGTCCACCTGGGCCAGGCCTCGCGCGTCGGGCACGGCGTGCGCCTCATCGAGGACATCTCGTTCGACGAGCACCACGGCACCGCAGCCCTGGGCCAGCTCGCCCACTGGGTCCGCGACCACCAGATCCCGCTCGAGCTGTGCCCCGTCTCGAACCTGCAGACCGGCGCCTCGGCGACCTCGATCGCGGCGCACCCCATCACGCGGCTCAAGGAGCTCGACTTCGCGGTCACGCTCAACACGGACAACCGCCTCATGTCGGGCACGTCCATGACCCACGAGATGACGCTGCTCGTCGAGCAGGCCGGGTGGACGCTCGAGGACCTCTACGACGTCACGGCCACGGCCGCGTGGAGCGCCTTCATCCACCACGACGAGCGCCGTGCGCTCATCGACGACGTCATCCTCCCCGGCTACCAGGAGATCCAAGGAGCACAGCTGTGA
- the deoC gene encoding deoxyribose-phosphate aldolase, giving the protein MSTPGTSPLDRAALAQFVDHTLLKPEATRADFEALVEEGVALGVYSVCVSPSVLPLDGKGLKIATVCGFPSGTHHSDVKAAEAARSIADGADEVDMVIDLGAAKAGDWAYVQADIAAVRAAVPAPKVLKVIIESAALTDHEIVEACRASEAAGADFVKTSTGFHPAGGASTHAVSIMAETVGGRLGVKASGGVRTLADALAMIEHGATRLGLSGTAAVLAGFDGVEPAEGGAAGY; this is encoded by the coding sequence GTGAGCACCCCCGGCACGTCCCCGCTCGACCGCGCGGCTCTCGCGCAGTTCGTCGACCACACCCTGCTCAAGCCCGAGGCGACCCGCGCGGACTTCGAGGCCCTCGTCGAGGAGGGCGTCGCGCTCGGCGTCTACTCGGTGTGCGTCTCGCCCTCGGTCCTGCCGCTCGACGGCAAGGGTCTGAAGATCGCGACCGTGTGCGGGTTCCCGTCCGGGACCCACCACAGCGACGTCAAGGCCGCCGAGGCCGCACGGTCCATCGCCGACGGCGCCGACGAGGTCGACATGGTCATCGACCTGGGTGCCGCCAAGGCGGGGGACTGGGCGTACGTCCAGGCCGACATCGCGGCCGTCCGGGCCGCCGTCCCGGCCCCGAAGGTCCTCAAGGTCATCATCGAGTCCGCCGCGCTGACGGACCACGAGATCGTCGAGGCGTGCCGCGCCTCGGAGGCCGCGGGTGCCGACTTCGTCAAGACCTCCACGGGCTTCCACCCGGCGGGCGGCGCCTCGACGCACGCGGTCTCGATCATGGCCGAGACCGTGGGTGGGCGCCTCGGGGTCAAGGCGTCGGGGGGCGTGCGCACGCTGGCCGACGCGCTCGCGATGATCGAGCACGGCGCGACGCGCCTGGGCCTGTCCGGCACGGCCGCGGTGCTCGCGGGCTTCGACGGCGTCGAGCCGGCCGAGGGTGGCGCAGCGGGCTACTGA
- a CDS encoding siderophore-interacting protein: MTDPAPRKPERVATHAVVVRTERLTPHMIRVVLGGEGLAGLDAGPYTDRYVKLLFPAAAGPEGRVPMRTYTIRSWDPAARELAIDFVAHGDEGLAGPWASAARPGDAMSFVGPGGDYAPSGSYDWHLLVGDESALPAIAAALEAMPEGAPVLAVIEVASAAEEQALTSPGALDLRWVRRDEHPEHAPGEALVEIVRSLAFLPGDPQVFLHGDAGFVRTLRRHLRLDRGVPVTALSASGYWRRGRTEEGWRAEKADWKAAVARDEEPALRT, encoded by the coding sequence ATGACCGACCCCGCCCCCCGCAAGCCCGAGCGCGTCGCGACCCACGCCGTGGTCGTGCGCACCGAGCGCCTCACGCCGCACATGATCCGCGTGGTCCTCGGCGGGGAGGGGCTCGCAGGTCTCGACGCCGGCCCGTACACCGACCGCTACGTCAAGCTGCTCTTCCCGGCCGCGGCGGGCCCCGAGGGGCGCGTCCCGATGCGCACCTACACGATCCGCTCGTGGGACCCCGCAGCGCGCGAGCTGGCCATCGACTTCGTCGCGCACGGCGACGAGGGCCTCGCGGGCCCCTGGGCGTCCGCCGCCCGGCCCGGAGACGCGATGTCCTTCGTCGGCCCCGGTGGCGACTACGCACCGTCGGGCAGCTACGACTGGCACCTGCTCGTGGGCGACGAGAGCGCGCTGCCCGCGATCGCCGCGGCCCTCGAGGCCATGCCCGAGGGCGCGCCCGTCCTCGCCGTGATCGAGGTCGCCTCGGCCGCCGAGGAACAGGCTCTCACCTCGCCCGGAGCCCTCGACCTGCGCTGGGTGCGCCGCGACGAGCACCCGGAGCACGCTCCCGGAGAGGCGCTCGTCGAGATCGTCCGGTCGCTCGCCTTCCTGCCCGGTGACCCCCAGGTCTTCCTGCACGGCGACGCCGGGTTCGTGCGCACGCTGCGCCGCCACCTGCGCCTCGACCGGGGCGTGCCCGTGACCGCGCTCTCCGCGTCGGGGTACTGGCGTCGCGGGCGTACCGAGGAGGGCTGGCGGGCCGAGAAGGCCGACTGGAAGGCCGCCGTCGCGCGCGACGAGGAGCCCGCGCTGCGGACCTGA